The sequence below is a genomic window from bacterium.
AGCCGGCCCCCGCGGCGGCCCCCGCTCCCGCAGCGGCCGCGCCCGCCCCGGCCGGCGGCGGCGAGCTCGACGCCGTGCGCAACCAGGCCATGGACGCCTTCAACAAGGAGGACTACCAGGCCTCCCGCGATCTGTGGAAGAAGATTCTCGAGAAGGCGCCGGACGACAAGCAGGCCAAGGAGATGCTCGAGACGACCGAGATGCTGCTGAACGCCCTCAAGTGACCGAAGGGTCGCTGGGGAAACGGGGAAGGGCTCGGCGCATGCGAAGCGTTTGGGTGGTCTTGTGCTGCCTTGTCGCGCTCGGCGCGACGGGGGCGTCCGCCGCGGACGGCGGGGGGGACGCCGACACCGAGCCGTCGCTCGAATACCGGCCGCCCAAGCCCGTCCTGCCCGAACCCAAGGGGCCGACGCCCGCCCCGCCGGTGACGGTGTTCCAGAGGTCCTTCGGCAGTTTCGGTATCGGCGGCGGATCGTTCGACGGGCCCCTCGACGCCGCCGTCGGCGGCAAGGGGAACGTCTTCGTGCTCGACGGCGGGAACACCAGGGTCCAGATGTTCACGGACCGGGACCGGTTCGTCCTCGAGTGGGGGAGCTACGGCACGGACGAAACTCGCGCCCAGTTCAGGAATCCCACGGGGATCGTGGTGGTTCCCGAATCCTGCTCCCGGATCGACCACGATGTCGTCCTCGTGATCGACACGGGCAACAACCGGATCCAGTGGTTCAAGGTCCCGTGCACGGGGGACCCGACGAAGCTGTCGAACCTCCCGGTGGGCGACGCCCGCTCGGTCTTCGCCACTTTCCAGGCGGACTTCGGCTACCTCGGCGACAAGACGGGTGGGATCTCGGACGGCAAGTTCAACCGGCCCGTGGATGTCGCCTTCGACGAGTGGGTCGGCACCACCATCGGGATGTGGGTCCTGGACGCGGGCAACGAGCGCATCCAGCACTTCACGCTGGACTTCAACACGCGCAAGGGGACCTTCGAGGCCAGTTTCGTCGAAAAGATCAACGACCTCTCCGGCTCCCGCGGCGACCTCAAGGGCCTGGTCTCGCTGGCGTGGTCGCACGAAGGGGCCTTCGACTACCTGTACCTCCTCGGCACGGGCTGCTCGATCCAGAAGTTCAAGCTGCAGAACATCCCGGTGCTCGACGCCGCCTGGCCGGCGGTGGCGCCCGAGAGCGATCTGTGCGTCCCGGCGCGGGTGCGCTACGACAGCAACAAGGAGTACGTCTACGTGCTGGACTCCGGCAACAGCCTGCTGTCGATCTTCCATCGTGGCGGGAACTTCATCGGCGCGATCCGGGGCGCCGACCGGCCCTTCAATAAGCCGGCGGGCGTGAACCTGACGCCGGACACGGGCACGTTCGTCGTCGCCGACACCGGCAACGACCTCGTGCAGAAGTTCACGCTGCGCTGACCGCCGGCGGACGGAGCGAGCCGTCCGGGCCGGGCCACGCATGGGAGGGGAGATGGCCACAGACCACAGGATGATCGTAGGCGCGGTGATGGGTGCGGCTTTCGTCGTGGCGGTGGCAGTGGCGGCGGCCGCGCCGGTCGCCGCCGAGGAACAGGGCTTCACCCCCGTCCCGGTGATCAAGGGGATCAAACAGCTTGAGTCAGGGAAGCCGGCGCCGGACTTCACGGTCAAGGACACGGCCGGCACGGTCTTCGACTTCGGCGTCGAGAAGACAAAGCGCGCCCACGTGCTCGTCTTCTGGTCGATCTTCTGCGAGCCCTGCCGCGAGGAGATGCCGGTCGTGGAGAAGCTCGCCAACGAGTACAAGCCCGCGGGGAACGTCGAGGTCCTCACCGTGAACATGGACGGCGCGCCGTTCCTCGACGGCATCAAGGGCTTCATCAAGCAGTACAAGTACTCCTTCCGGATCCTCCTCGACGAACTCGACGCCAAGGGGGAGAACTTTGCGATTGCCGATCCCTACCAGATCGCCGGCACCCCCGCCCTCATCCTCGTCGACGCGGAGGGGAGGATCGCCCAGAGCCACGTCGGGAGGATCAGCGAGGGCGACCTCAGGGCGATGATCACCGCCATGCTCGGGGCGAAGTAGACCGGGCTCATGTCAGGCGGGACCCCCCAGCTGCGCCGCGCCATCCAGGTCCTGTGCCTGTGCGCGGCGCTGCCGGCCCTGCTCGCCGCGCCCGAGGCCAGGGCGGCGAAGCTCGACGAGGGTCAGCGGGGGGTCGCGTTCAAGGGCACCGACTTCCTCACCGGTGCCGCGCTGGACCTGGAGAAGTCGCTCGGCAAGCGAGTGATCCTCCTGGACTTCGGGTCCATCTACTGCAGTTCCTGCATGGTGACGGTCCCGAACCTGATCAAGCTGCGCAAGCGCTACCCGGAGGAAGATCTCGCGATCTTCAACCTCTATCTCGACATCTACAACCCGCAGCGGGTCGTGAAGTTCTTCCGCGGGTTCGCCAGCGACATGCGGCTGAGTCTGCTCATCGACGACAAGCTGGCGATCAGCCGCGAGTATGGCGTCGACACGCTGCCGACGACCATCATCATCGACAAGGGCGGCGTCATCCGCCGGCGCATCGTCGGCTACACCGAGGCGGACGAGAAGGAGATCGACGGGGTCCTCGACCGGCTCATCAGCGAGCTGCCCGCCGCCGCGGCCCCGGGGGTGAGCAAGCGGGGCGAGGAGCCCTTCAACGTCTTCATCCCGGAGAGCTTCACGAAGACCCGCCAGGACCGGGTGTTCGTCGTCGGGTACATCGGCGGCGCGGGCTCGCGCGACGTCACGATCAAGCTCAACAACCTGCCCGAGCGGGTCGTCACCGCCAAGGACGGCGTCTTCCACTCGCTGGTGAGCCTCTCGCTGGCGATGAATCTCGTCGAGGTCCGCGGGGGCGACGCGGCCGGCGGGTCGCAGAGCCAGTCGGTGGTCATCTTCCGCGAGACCCCGCTGGGCGGGGACATCGTCTCGGACCTGCCGGAGTACCGCTTCCACCGCGAGGAGGACAAGAAGACCTGCAGGAAGTGCCACGCGCTGGAGCTCTCGCCGCAGGAGGCGGCAGGCGGCGGCCAGAGCGAGACCTGCAACGTCTGCCACGCCGGCCTCGCCAAGCGCATCTTCACCCACGGGCCGATCACCGTCGGCGGCTGCCTGCCCTGCCACGACTACCAGAGCTTCCCGAACCGCTACGAGCTGCGGACACAGGGCGCGGAACTCTGCTACACCTGCCACGACCGGGTCCGGGACGCGATCCGCGGGGCGACGTACCTGCACGGCCCGGTCGCCGCAGGCGTCTGCACGGTGTGCCACGATCCGCACGGCGCGAACGAGCGCTTCCTGCTCATGCGCAAGGGCGACCGCATGTGCATCAACTGCCACCAGGACATGCTCAAGGAGTTCGCGCTGCCCTACGTGCACCGGCCGATCGTCGACGGCAGCTGCACCGGCTGCCACGACCCGCACGGCGCCAAGTACCCGAAGATGCTCGTGCTCCCGCGCGAGCAGCTGTGCAACAAGTGCCACGACCTCTCGGCGCTGGCCCACATGCACAAGGTCGGGGTCCCCGCCCGCACCGCCTTTCCCGCCGGGACGCCGGTCGCGGCGGACGGGACCACCGTCTGCTACACCTGCCACTTTTTCCACGCCTCGAGCCAGCCCAAGCTCATCCGCGGGACGCAGGACGTCTGCGGCCTGGGCTGCCACAACGCACCCGCTGCCGGCGAAGAGGAGGGCGGCGGGGAATCCCCGGGGGAGGAGGGCTCGCAGTGAAGACCTTTACGGACAGCCTCGGTTTCCGTCTGACGCTCGCCTCCTACGCCGTCGTCGCCGTCTTCATGAGCGTGGCCGGCGTGACCGTCTACCGGGCCAGCAAGGACTCGATCAAGATGGGCGCGCTCTCGATGGTCTCGCGCATGGCGGAAGAGCTGGCGCTGACGCCCGAGGCGTCCCCCGCCGAACTCGGCGAGCGGCTGCTGCGCCTGAAGGTCCAGAAGTCGGGCTCGACGTGGATCATGGACCGGGAGGGGAACCTCCTCTACAACCCGGACCCGCAGTTCCATGAGGAGTACGTCGCCAAGAAGAAGAACTTCGGCAACATCCAGGTGGTGCTCCAGGTCGCGAAGCCGCGCGCGTCGGGGCAGGGGACCTTCAAGGAGAAGCTCGTCGACATCGCCCAGAAATACGAGGAGGGCTTCGGGACCTACAAGCAGTTCGGGGAGGAGCGCGTCCTGGCCTTCCGGAGCCTGCCGTCGCGGGGGCTGCTCATCGGCGTCGACGAGCCGGTCTCGAGCGCCAACTCGGAGCTCGAGCGCGTCAAGAAGTACATCTCGTACACGGCCCTGGTGAGCGCGCTGCTCATCATGGCCTTCAGCCTGCTCTCGATCCGCATCATCATCCGGCCCTACTACCGCGAGGTCGAGGACCTCAACGCCAGCCTGCAGCACTCCAACGCGCAGCTCGAGGAGTTCAACGCGCGCCTGGCGATCTCCAACCGCAACCTGACGACCGTGTACGAGGTCGGCCTCGGGCTGCGCCACAGCCTGGCGCTGCAGGACATCCTCGCGCTGATCGTCAACGGGGCGCACAAGGTCCTGGACGTCGACCGCATCGCCGTCTTCCTCCCGGCGGCCGGGGGCGGCGCGCTCGAGCTGCGCTACCAGGTCGGGGGCGCGCCGCCGGCGGGCAGCGTCCGCGTGCCGCTGTCGGCGCAGGGCGGGGCCCTCGCCGCCGCGTTCCAGCGCCGGGAGCCCGTCACCGTCGAGCAGGGCCAGCGGCTCCCGCCGAGCCTGCGCCTCGGGCAGCCGGCGGCGGACGAGCCCTTCCTGCGCTCGGCGGCGTTCGTGGTGATCCCGCTGGTCGTCAAGGACCGTGCCGTCGGCGTGGTCGCCATGGACAACAAGACGCGGCGCGTGGCGATCACGCCGGAGCAGGTGAACCTGCTCGGCATCTTCGCCAACCAGGCGGCGGTGGCCGTCGACAATGCGCGTCTCTACGAGCAGCTGCGCCAGAAGATCTCGGAGCTCGACGCGCGCGTCGACCAGCTCTCGATCCTGCACCAGATCGGCAACTCGATGCAGCGGGACATCACGCGCCAGGAGGCGCTCGGCTTCATCCTCCGCGGCATCCTGGAGGGCATCGGCTTCGGGCAGGCGGCGGTCGCGCTCGTCGACCGCGCGGCGGGCGTGCTGCGCGGGGAGCTGGCGCTCGGCGCGGCCGGCGACGTCCACGCCCTGTCGGTGCCGTTGACGGACGAGCGGAACCTGCTGGTCATGGCGCTGTCGCGCCGCCAGCCGGTCGGGATCGCCCACCAGCGGCAGGAGGCCCTGCTGGAGCTCGTCGGCGGGCCGCTGGAGGCCTCGGGCTGGACCGAGGGCTTCGGCGCGCCGGTGGAGGGCGCGCGGGGGGCGTACCTGGCGGTGCCCCTCATCGCCCGCGAGGAGGTCGTCGGAGTGATCGTCGTGGCGCGCACCGAGCCCCCGCTCATCCGCCGGCACGAGATCGAGCTGCTGCTGCTGTACGCGAACACGGCCGGGCTGACGGTGGAGCGCGCCGAACTCTATCAGCGCATGCACCAGAGCCTCGAGCAGCTCGAGGCGACCGACCACGTCACGCACCTCGCGACGCTGCGCCACGGGCGGCGCCTGGCGGACGGGGAGATCGGGCGCTGTGCGGCGGCGGGGCGGCCGTTCGCGGGGGCGATGATCGCCGTCGACGGCTTCGGCGAGTACAACGAGCGGTTCGGGTACGAGCTCGGGGACCGCAGCCTGGGCGAGATCGGCGAGATCATCAAGGGGGCGCTGCGCGGCGGCGACGTCGCGCTGCGGTACGGCGGGCGGCTGCTCGCGGTCATCCTCCCGGGCGCCGGGCGCGAGGAGGCGGCGGCGGTGGTCGCGAGGATCCGCGAGGGCGTCGCGCGGCACCGCTTCTCGGGCGGCGACGGCCGGCGCGATCAGCAGCTCACGCTCAGCGTGGGG
It includes:
- a CDS encoding TlpA disulfide reductase family protein, which encodes MATDHRMIVGAVMGAAFVVAVAVAAAAPVAAEEQGFTPVPVIKGIKQLESGKPAPDFTVKDTAGTVFDFGVEKTKRAHVLVFWSIFCEPCREEMPVVEKLANEYKPAGNVEVLTVNMDGAPFLDGIKGFIKQYKYSFRILLDELDAKGENFAIADPYQIAGTPALILVDAEGRIAQSHVGRISEGDLRAMITAMLGAK
- a CDS encoding cytochrome c3 family protein, which produces MSGGTPQLRRAIQVLCLCAALPALLAAPEARAAKLDEGQRGVAFKGTDFLTGAALDLEKSLGKRVILLDFGSIYCSSCMVTVPNLIKLRKRYPEEDLAIFNLYLDIYNPQRVVKFFRGFASDMRLSLLIDDKLAISREYGVDTLPTTIIIDKGGVIRRRIVGYTEADEKEIDGVLDRLISELPAAAAPGVSKRGEEPFNVFIPESFTKTRQDRVFVVGYIGGAGSRDVTIKLNNLPERVVTAKDGVFHSLVSLSLAMNLVEVRGGDAAGGSQSQSVVIFRETPLGGDIVSDLPEYRFHREEDKKTCRKCHALELSPQEAAGGGQSETCNVCHAGLAKRIFTHGPITVGGCLPCHDYQSFPNRYELRTQGAELCYTCHDRVRDAIRGATYLHGPVAAGVCTVCHDPHGANERFLLMRKGDRMCINCHQDMLKEFALPYVHRPIVDGSCTGCHDPHGAKYPKMLVLPREQLCNKCHDLSALAHMHKVGVPARTAFPAGTPVAADGTTVCYTCHFFHASSQPKLIRGTQDVCGLGCHNAPAAGEEEGGGESPGEEGSQ
- a CDS encoding GAF domain-containing protein, with the translated sequence MKTFTDSLGFRLTLASYAVVAVFMSVAGVTVYRASKDSIKMGALSMVSRMAEELALTPEASPAELGERLLRLKVQKSGSTWIMDREGNLLYNPDPQFHEEYVAKKKNFGNIQVVLQVAKPRASGQGTFKEKLVDIAQKYEEGFGTYKQFGEERVLAFRSLPSRGLLIGVDEPVSSANSELERVKKYISYTALVSALLIMAFSLLSIRIIIRPYYREVEDLNASLQHSNAQLEEFNARLAISNRNLTTVYEVGLGLRHSLALQDILALIVNGAHKVLDVDRIAVFLPAAGGGALELRYQVGGAPPAGSVRVPLSAQGGALAAAFQRREPVTVEQGQRLPPSLRLGQPAADEPFLRSAAFVVIPLVVKDRAVGVVAMDNKTRRVAITPEQVNLLGIFANQAAVAVDNARLYEQLRQKISELDARVDQLSILHQIGNSMQRDITRQEALGFILRGILEGIGFGQAAVALVDRAAGVLRGELALGAAGDVHALSVPLTDERNLLVMALSRRQPVGIAHQRQEALLELVGGPLEASGWTEGFGAPVEGARGAYLAVPLIAREEVVGVIVVARTEPPLIRRHEIELLLLYANTAGLTVERAELYQRMHQSLEQLEATDHVTHLATLRHGRRLADGEIGRCAAAGRPFAGAMIAVDGFGEYNERFGYELGDRSLGEIGEIIKGALRGGDVALRYGGRLLAVILPGAGREEAAAVVARIREGVARHRFSGGDGRRDQQLTLSVGLGVWAAGARAADGGEVLAALVGHLRRAEASGGNGVFTAAG